From the genome of Pelomonas sp. SE-A7, one region includes:
- the pmbA gene encoding metalloprotease PmbA yields MSTSKTSSATHGFAYSQDQFRQLVEDALGEAKRLGASDAGAEVSEGCGLSVSVRKGDLENVERNRDKSLGISVYLGQRRGNASTSDFSAQAIKDTVRAAFDIARFTAEDPVAGLPDEQDLSLDVAARPELDLFHPWDITAEKAAGLALRCEAATFATDARITNSEGAAVSAQQSHFITGNSRGFRGGYASSRHSISVAPIAGRGAGMQRDAWYSSMRDALDLAKPEAVGRYAAERALSRLKARKVKTAEVPILFESTVAAGLLGALVQATSGGALYRKASFLLDSLGTLVLASHIDVDEDPHVLKGKGSSPFDDEGVVTRARSVVEAGVLQGYFLSTYSARKLGLRTTGHAGGSHNLVMKSRMTAPGDDLKTMLRRMGRGLFVTELMGQGVNYVTGDYSRGASGYWVENGEIAYPVHEVTIAGNLKDMFQRIVGIGTDQYTLGTKTIGSVLIERMKLAGS; encoded by the coding sequence ATGTCCACCTCCAAGACGTCCTCCGCCACCCATGGTTTCGCCTACAGCCAGGACCAGTTCCGCCAGCTGGTAGAGGATGCACTGGGGGAGGCCAAGCGCCTGGGCGCCAGCGACGCCGGGGCCGAAGTCTCGGAGGGCTGCGGCCTGTCGGTCTCGGTGCGCAAGGGCGACCTGGAGAACGTGGAACGCAACCGTGACAAGTCGCTGGGCATCTCGGTCTACCTGGGTCAGCGCCGTGGCAATGCCAGCACCTCGGACTTCTCGGCTCAGGCGATCAAGGACACGGTGAGGGCGGCCTTCGACATCGCCCGCTTCACGGCCGAAGACCCGGTGGCCGGCCTGCCCGATGAGCAGGATCTGTCGCTGGACGTGGCGGCCCGGCCCGAGCTGGACCTGTTCCATCCCTGGGACATCACGGCCGAGAAAGCCGCCGGCCTGGCCCTGCGCTGCGAGGCAGCGACCTTCGCCACCGATGCGCGCATCACCAATTCCGAAGGCGCGGCCGTCTCGGCCCAGCAATCGCATTTCATTACCGGCAACAGCCGCGGCTTCCGCGGTGGCTATGCCAGCTCGCGGCATTCGATCTCGGTCGCTCCAATAGCCGGACGCGGTGCCGGCATGCAGCGCGATGCCTGGTACAGCTCGATGCGCGACGCGCTGGATCTGGCCAAGCCCGAGGCCGTGGGCCGCTATGCCGCCGAGCGCGCGCTGTCGCGGCTGAAGGCCCGCAAGGTCAAGACGGCCGAGGTGCCCATCCTGTTCGAAAGCACGGTGGCGGCCGGCCTGCTCGGTGCCCTGGTGCAGGCCACCAGTGGCGGCGCGCTCTACCGCAAGGCGAGCTTCCTGCTCGACAGCCTGGGCACGCTGGTGCTGGCCTCGCATATCGACGTGGACGAAGACCCGCATGTGCTCAAGGGCAAGGGCAGCTCGCCCTTTGACGACGAAGGCGTGGTGACCCGCGCCCGCAGCGTGGTCGAGGCCGGTGTGCTGCAGGGCTATTTCCTGTCCACCTATTCGGCCCGCAAGCTGGGCCTGCGCACCACCGGCCATGCCGGCGGCTCGCACAACCTGGTGATGAAGAGCCGCATGACGGCGCCTGGCGACGACCTCAAGACCATGCTGCGCCGCATGGGCCGTGGCCTGTTCGTGACCGAGCTGATGGGGCAGGGCGTCAACTACGTGACCGGCGACTATTCGCGCGGCGCCAGCGGCTATTGGGTCGAGAACGGCGAGATCGCCTACCCGGTCCACGAGGTCACCATCGCCGGCAATCTCAAGGACATGTTCCAGCGCATCGTCGGCATTGGCACCGACCAGTACACGCTGGGCACCAAGACGATTGGCTCGGTGCTGATCGAGCGCATGAAGCTGGCCGGCAGCTGA
- the mog gene encoding molybdopterin adenylyltransferase, with the protein MSEAGHDAVRIGIVSISDRASTGVYEDKGLPSLKDWLTAALLNPIEFQPRLIPDEREQIAATLRELVDEARCDLVLTTGGTGPSPRDVTPEATLDVAEREMPGFGEQMRQISLHFVPTAILSRQVAVIRGRTLIINLPGQPKAIAETLSGHEKASGIFAAVPYCLDLIGGPYLETREEVCKAFRPKSALRATK; encoded by the coding sequence ATGAGTGAGGCGGGCCACGATGCGGTCCGCATCGGCATCGTCTCCATCAGCGACCGCGCCTCCACCGGCGTCTACGAAGACAAGGGTCTGCCTTCGCTGAAGGACTGGCTGACGGCCGCCCTGCTGAACCCCATCGAGTTCCAGCCACGCCTGATCCCCGACGAGCGCGAGCAGATCGCCGCCACATTGCGGGAACTGGTCGATGAGGCCCGCTGCGACCTGGTGCTGACCACCGGTGGCACTGGCCCTTCGCCGCGCGACGTGACGCCAGAAGCCACGCTGGACGTGGCCGAGCGCGAGATGCCGGGTTTCGGCGAGCAGATGCGCCAGATCTCACTGCACTTCGTGCCTACGGCCATCCTTTCGCGCCAGGTCGCCGTGATACGCGGCCGGACCCTGATCATCAATCTTCCGGGCCAGCCCAAGGCCATTGCCGAGACCCTCTCCGGCCACGAGAAGGCCAGCGGCATCTTCGCCGCTGTGCCCTATTGCCTGGACCTGATCGGCGGCCCCTACCTCGAAACCCGCGAGGAGGTCTGCAAGGCCTTCCGCCCCAAATCCGCATTGCGAGCCACGAAATGA
- a CDS encoding RNA methyltransferase, which yields MTRAVDSTRFILIQTSHPGNVGAAARAMKVMGFSELVLVQPRFADVLCQEETVAMASGAADILARARIVDTLAEALDGVSFACATAMTPRDFGPPTREPRSLFTELAAGSHKLGLVFGSERYGMSNEDVYRCHAVLSIPTHPDYGSLNLAQAVQLLAYDLRQALGGFAVEPRTSDPQLADGQAVQGLLDHLQQGLEAIGYLDPAAPKKLMPRLNQLFNRAELTAEEVHILRGVARSMLKAGKAGSGKG from the coding sequence ATGACCCGCGCCGTGGATTCCACACGATTCATCCTGATCCAGACCAGCCACCCGGGCAATGTGGGCGCCGCCGCCCGGGCCATGAAGGTGATGGGCTTCTCCGAGCTGGTGCTGGTACAGCCGCGTTTTGCCGATGTGCTGTGCCAGGAGGAAACCGTGGCCATGGCCAGCGGCGCGGCCGACATCCTGGCCCGGGCCCGCATCGTCGACACGCTGGCCGAGGCGCTGGACGGCGTCAGCTTTGCCTGTGCCACGGCGATGACGCCGCGGGACTTCGGACCACCGACGCGAGAGCCGCGCTCGCTGTTCACTGAGCTGGCTGCCGGCAGCCACAAGCTGGGCCTGGTGTTCGGCTCCGAGCGCTATGGCATGAGCAACGAGGACGTCTACCGCTGCCACGCGGTGCTCTCCATTCCCACCCATCCCGACTACGGCTCGCTGAACCTGGCCCAGGCCGTGCAGCTGCTGGCCTACGACCTGCGCCAGGCGCTGGGTGGTTTCGCCGTCGAACCTCGGACTTCAGATCCGCAACTGGCCGACGGCCAGGCAGTCCAGGGCCTGCTCGACCATCTTCAGCAGGGCCTGGAGGCCATAGGCTATCTGGACCCGGCCGCGCCCAAGAAGCTGATGCCGCGGCTGAACCAGCTGTTCAACCGGGCCGAGCTGACGGCCGAGGAAGTCCACATCCTGCGTGGCGTGGCACGGAGCATGCTGAAAGCAGGCAAGGCAGGTTCCGGCAAGGGTTGA
- the cysE gene encoding serine O-acetyltransferase yields MFQRLREDIACILERDPAARSTWEVLTCYPGLHALHLHRLSHWCWTHGLKWTGRALSNFGRFLTGIEIHPGATIGRRVFIDHGMGIVIGEMAEVGDGCTIYQGVTLGGTALVKGAKRHPTLEAGVIVGANACVLGGFTVGAGARVGSGAVVTRPVPAGATAVGNPARIIEAQADAIREEAAAKMGFSAYGVTAGDDPVAQAMKGLIDNAAGHEHQIAMLWKAIETLSAGAARKDCVPTDAALTESFEADKLNQLVSK; encoded by the coding sequence ATGTTCCAGCGCCTCCGCGAAGACATTGCCTGCATCCTCGAGCGCGATCCGGCTGCCCGGTCGACCTGGGAGGTGCTGACCTGTTATCCGGGCCTGCATGCGCTGCATCTGCACCGGCTCTCGCACTGGTGCTGGACCCATGGCCTCAAGTGGACCGGCCGGGCCTTGTCCAACTTCGGCCGCTTCCTGACCGGCATCGAGATCCACCCGGGCGCCACCATTGGCCGCCGGGTCTTCATCGACCACGGCATGGGCATCGTCATCGGCGAGATGGCCGAGGTGGGCGACGGCTGCACTATCTACCAGGGCGTGACCCTGGGAGGTACGGCCCTGGTCAAGGGTGCCAAGCGCCATCCGACGCTGGAGGCCGGTGTGATCGTCGGTGCCAACGCCTGTGTGCTGGGCGGTTTCACGGTCGGTGCCGGCGCCCGTGTGGGATCTGGGGCCGTGGTGACGCGGCCTGTGCCTGCAGGCGCGACGGCCGTGGGCAACCCGGCTCGCATCATCGAGGCCCAGGCCGATGCGATCCGCGAGGAGGCGGCGGCCAAGATGGGCTTCTCGGCCTATGGCGTCACCGCGGGTGACGATCCGGTCGCCCAGGCCATGAAGGGCCTGATCGACAACGCCGCCGGCCATGAGCACCAGATCGCCATGCTGTGGAAGGCCATCGAGACCCTGTCGGCCGGCGCGGCACGCAAAGACTGCGTGCCTACCGATGCCGCGCTGACCGAGAGCTTCGAGGCCGACAAGCTGAATCAGCTGGTCAGCAAATAG
- a CDS encoding FKBP-type peptidyl-prolyl cis-trans isomerase, whose protein sequence is MKITKDTVATLHLKVADAKGMLIEASKEPMACLIGGYGNTLPAIEEALEGQEAGFQATLNLSVEQAFGPRDENLVRLLAKKDFPPGVKVGGQLELRESANGEFKLYNVVKVKGDTVHLDGNHPLAGMALKVMLKVASVRAASAEEVAHGHAHGDHGVHH, encoded by the coding sequence ATGAAGATCACCAAAGACACCGTCGCCACCCTGCACCTGAAGGTGGCCGACGCCAAGGGAATGCTGATCGAGGCCTCCAAGGAGCCCATGGCCTGCCTGATCGGCGGCTACGGCAATACCTTGCCGGCCATTGAGGAAGCGCTGGAAGGCCAGGAGGCCGGTTTCCAGGCCACGCTGAACCTGAGCGTCGAGCAGGCCTTCGGCCCGCGTGACGAAAACCTGGTGCGACTGCTCGCCAAGAAGGACTTCCCGCCCGGCGTCAAGGTCGGCGGCCAGCTGGAGCTGCGCGAAAGCGCCAACGGCGAGTTCAAGCTCTACAACGTGGTCAAGGTCAAGGGCGACACCGTCCACCTGGACGGCAACCATCCGCTGGCCGGCATGGCCTTGAAGGTGATGCTCAAGGTCGCCTCGGTGCGCGCCGCCTCGGCCGAAGAAGTGGCCCATGGCCACGCGCACGGCGACCACGGGGTCCATCACTAA
- a CDS encoding inositol monophosphatase family protein, with protein MSQQATLHPMLNVAVKAARAAGAIINRASLDLDILKINSKSPNDFVTEVDHAAEEAIIDTLLQAYPDHGILAEESGRTRGNKHSEFVWIIDPLDGTTNFIHGFPVYAVSIALSHRGVIQQAVVYDPARNDLFYATKGRGAFLNDKRLRVSKRTRMGDALIGTGFPFRKGDNFKRYVKMFEEVMQQCAGLRRPGAASLDLCYVAAGYYDAFFETGLQPWDLAAGSLIITEAGGLIGNFTGESDYLHQREVVAGNPKIYGQMVQILAPYTRVIKAEDEAAATPAEKPAKTAADTVADAAAPKKRAPVRIKKTDDGAPV; from the coding sequence ATGTCGCAGCAAGCCACTCTCCATCCCATGCTCAATGTCGCCGTCAAGGCGGCGCGTGCAGCCGGTGCCATCATCAACCGCGCCTCGCTGGACCTGGACATCCTGAAGATCAACAGCAAGTCGCCCAACGACTTCGTCACCGAGGTGGACCACGCGGCCGAAGAGGCCATCATCGACACCCTGCTGCAGGCCTACCCTGACCACGGCATCCTGGCCGAAGAGTCCGGCCGCACGCGCGGCAACAAGCATTCCGAATTCGTCTGGATCATCGATCCGCTGGACGGCACGACCAACTTCATCCACGGCTTCCCGGTCTATGCCGTGTCCATCGCGCTGTCGCACCGCGGCGTGATCCAGCAGGCCGTGGTCTATGACCCGGCTCGCAACGACCTGTTCTATGCCACCAAGGGCCGCGGCGCCTTCCTGAACGACAAGCGCCTGCGCGTCTCCAAGCGCACCCGCATGGGCGACGCCCTGATCGGCACCGGCTTCCCGTTCCGCAAGGGCGACAACTTCAAGCGCTATGTGAAGATGTTCGAGGAGGTCATGCAGCAATGCGCCGGCCTGCGCCGCCCGGGCGCCGCCTCGCTGGACCTCTGCTACGTGGCCGCCGGCTACTACGACGCCTTCTTCGAAACCGGCCTGCAGCCCTGGGACCTGGCGGCCGGCTCGCTGATCATCACCGAGGCCGGTGGCCTGATCGGCAACTTCACCGGCGAGAGCGACTACCTGCATCAGCGTGAGGTCGTGGCCGGCAACCCCAAGATCTATGGCCAGATGGTCCAGATCCTGGCGCCCTACACCCGCGTGATCAAGGCTGAGGACGAAGCCGCTGCAACGCCCGCCGAAAAGCCGGCCAAGACGGCTGCCGATACGGTGGCCGACGCCGCAGCCCCCAAGAAGCGCGCGCCGGTGCGCATCAAGAAGACGGACGACGGCGCCCCGGTCTAA
- a CDS encoding TRAP transporter substrate-binding protein: MERRSFVRSAGIAGVLAAGAAPAIVHAQANIKWRLASSFPKSLDTIFGAADVFAKKVSEMTGGKFQISVHAGGELMPAFGVVDGVQNGTVEMAHTAPYYFFGKDETFALGCAVPFGLNSRQMTAWMVEGNGLKLMREFYRNYNIINFLGGNTGAQMGGWYRKEIKSIADIKGLKMRIGGFAGRVLERMGGVPQNIPGGEIYSALEKGTIDAAEWVGPYDDKKLGFNKVAPNYYFPGWWEGGPQLDFFINTKAFDSLSAEYKAVVEAASAMAHVDMQAKYDAKNPGALKELVGSGTKLFKFPRDVMETAFKESMAIYSELSAKNPNWKKVYEDMAVFRRDQNLWFKIAEAGFDDFMQSQKF; this comes from the coding sequence ATGGAGCGTCGTTCCTTTGTTCGCAGCGCCGGTATTGCCGGCGTGCTGGCCGCCGGTGCTGCACCGGCCATCGTTCATGCCCAGGCCAACATCAAGTGGCGCCTGGCCTCGAGCTTCCCCAAGTCGCTGGACACCATCTTTGGTGCCGCCGACGTGTTCGCCAAGAAGGTCAGCGAGATGACCGGCGGCAAGTTCCAGATCTCGGTCCATGCCGGCGGCGAGCTGATGCCCGCGTTCGGTGTGGTGGACGGCGTGCAGAACGGCACCGTCGAGATGGCCCATACGGCCCCGTACTACTTCTTCGGCAAGGACGAGACCTTTGCCCTGGGCTGTGCCGTGCCGTTTGGCCTGAACAGCCGCCAGATGACCGCCTGGATGGTTGAAGGCAATGGCCTGAAGCTGATGCGCGAGTTCTACCGGAACTACAACATCATCAACTTCCTGGGCGGCAACACCGGCGCCCAGATGGGTGGCTGGTACCGCAAGGAGATCAAGTCCATCGCCGACATCAAGGGCCTGAAGATGCGCATCGGCGGCTTCGCCGGCCGCGTGCTGGAGCGCATGGGCGGCGTGCCGCAGAACATCCCTGGCGGCGAGATCTACTCGGCGCTGGAGAAGGGCACGATTGACGCCGCCGAATGGGTCGGCCCCTATGACGACAAGAAGCTGGGCTTCAACAAGGTCGCGCCGAACTACTACTTCCCCGGCTGGTGGGAAGGCGGCCCGCAGCTGGACTTCTTCATCAACACCAAGGCTTTCGACTCGCTCTCGGCCGAGTACAAGGCCGTGGTCGAGGCGGCTTCTGCCATGGCCCATGTGGACATGCAGGCCAAGTACGACGCCAAGAACCCCGGCGCGCTGAAGGAACTGGTCGGCTCGGGTACCAAGCTGTTCAAGTTCCCGCGCGACGTGATGGAAACCGCCTTCAAGGAATCGATGGCGATCTACAGCGAGCTGTCGGCCAAGAATCCGAACTGGAAGAAGGTCTACGAGGACATGGCCGTGTTCCGCCGCGACCAGAATCTGTGGTTCAAGATCGCCGAAGCCGGCTTCGACGACTTCATGCAGTCGCAGAAGTTCTGA
- the yjgA gene encoding ribosome biogenesis factor YjgA — translation MRHHEAEPAFEDDDFDRPSKSQKKRDMHDLQSLGEDLLTLPASRVEPLNLPEILLDAVQAAKKITNFEGRRRQMQYIGKLMRRIDPEPIREAVAAFKLGHAQDSLALHQAERWRERLIENDAALQEFIAEFPGIDVQQLRNLVRAARKDAAGVPEKRNGRAFRELFQLVKSTLKAAPDETDEAADDE, via the coding sequence ATGCGACATCACGAAGCCGAACCGGCGTTCGAAGACGACGATTTCGATCGTCCCAGCAAGAGCCAGAAGAAGCGCGACATGCACGACCTGCAGTCGCTGGGCGAAGACCTGCTGACCCTGCCGGCCAGCCGGGTCGAGCCGCTGAACCTGCCCGAGATCCTGCTGGATGCGGTGCAGGCGGCCAAGAAGATCACCAATTTCGAAGGCCGGCGCCGCCAGATGCAATACATCGGCAAGCTGATGCGCCGCATCGACCCGGAGCCCATCCGCGAGGCCGTGGCCGCCTTCAAACTGGGCCATGCCCAGGACAGCCTGGCCCTGCACCAGGCCGAGCGCTGGCGCGAACGGCTGATCGAGAACGACGCGGCGCTGCAGGAATTCATCGCCGAGTTTCCCGGCATCGACGTGCAGCAGCTGCGCAACCTGGTCCGCGCCGCACGCAAGGATGCGGCCGGCGTTCCCGAAAAGCGCAATGGCCGCGCCTTCCGCGAGCTGTTCCAGCTGGTCAAGTCCACGCTGAAAGCAGCGCCTGACGAGACAGACGAGGCAGCCGACGATGAGTGA